Sequence from the Bacteroidetes bacterium SB0662_bin_6 genome:
TTCGTCTTCCCCGCCCCATTGGGGCCATACAGGAGATTCACCGATGGGGCAAACGTACATTCGGTACGCTCGTGCACGCGGAAATCCGTAAGGCGAATCGACTTGAGATACATGGCCTGCTCATAACATCGCAGCATATGTACGTCGGCTGCGACGATTTCGTTCGGGGGCGCCGCACTCGACGGATCTGCGCCCCAAAGAGGGGCCTCGGTCACCAACTTCTGTAATTCCAACCGGATCGTATGCCACAAACCGAACCGCCTCCCCTTTTCTCGGAACTCGAGCACTTGGCCACGGAGCAGCGCAATCCCAAGTCCCGGAACATCGATCTGGCATCCGTGCCCGAAATCCTGGAGATCATCCATACAGAGGATCGCAAGGTCCCCGAAGCCGTGTGCACGGAAATTCCGTACATCGCAGAGGCCGTCGAGCTGATTGTGGATGCCTTCAAGCAGGGCGGACGGCTGTTTTATGCAGGTGCAGGAACGAGCGGGCGCCTTGGGATCGTGGATGCTTCGGAATGTCCGCCTACTTTCGGGAGCGATCCCGAGATGGTGCAGGGCATCATTGCGGGGGGGCCTGCGGCGGTTTTTCGTTCGCAGGAAGGCGCCGAGGACCTCGAGTCCAACGGCGTGGACGCATTGATCGAAGCCGGCGTGCATCCGCCCGATGTCGTATGCGGAATCGCGGCGAGCCGGCGAACCCCTTTTGTGGTGGGCGCGATCCGGCATGCCCGCTCCATCGGCTGTAAAACAATCTACGTTACCTGCAATCCGCGCCAGCACTTCAATCTGGAGGTGGATGTGGCTATCTGCCCGGTGGTCGGCCCCGAAGTAATCATGGGTTCGACGCGCATGAAATCCGGAACGGCGCAGAAACTGGTGCTCAATATGCTCACGACCGCCTCGATGATTCGCCTCGGCAAAGTATACGAGAATATGATGGTGGATCTGCAAATGACCAACGCGAAGCTGGTCGAGCGATCCAAACGCACCGTAATGACGGTGACAAGTGTGTCTTATGCCGAAGCCGCGGAATTACTGGATCGCGCCGGGGGGCATGTAAAGACGGCGCTGGTCATGCACCTTGCCGGGGTGGATGCGGAGGAGGCGGCCGGTCGGCTTGAGAAAGCAGGGGGATTTGTGCGGGCCGCGATTGGAGAATTGGGATGATGTTTCACGTGAAACAATGGAAATTATTTTTTATAAGTTACTGTTTTTAAAAAACTTATGACTAATATACGGAATAATGAGTTATGGGCTTGACATTCCGCTGTCAAATGCCGCGTCAACTTCCTGCGGCCTCACGAGTTCGTCCCCGTCGCCCGGACGCGGCAACGAACTGAAACACTTCTTCGAGCGGCTTACCGAACACATGGGCGATCCGGAACGCGACCTCAAGCGACGGCGAGTACTTGCCACCCTCGATCGCATTGACCGTCTGCCTGGTGACACCGACCTGGTCGGCGAGTTGCTGCTGCGTCATCTCGCCGTGGTGGAACCGCAGGGTCCGGATCTGATTACGGATGCTCGTCCCCGACTGAGCCACGTTCAGATCCCCCGGCGGTAATAGACGATTTGCAACACGTCCTTCGCCACCTCTGAACCGAACAGCGAGATGAGGAGCAGGTGCGCCACCCAGACGCCGCCGACCGACAGGATCAGCGCCATGATCGCGCCAATGACTCCGATGCCCAGAATCCACGACGACCCGCTCTCTGCACGCCAGCCGATGAGCCGATCGCGCTCGTCGGCCTCGTCTGACCGGCTGGTGATCGCCGCGACGACATGTCCTGCGATATTGACGGCCACGATGAGGACGATCGCCACGGCGAAGATCGGCACGAAGGGCGGCAAGGCACTGACACCGTTCGACAGCATGAGGCCGGCGACAACCAGGTAGCCGCCTAAGCCGACGACGAGACTGGCGAGTTGAATCCAGACGCTTTTCTCCTCGAAGGACGTATCCATGGAGTCTCCCAATTCGATGTAATGACTAATATAGCTGACACAGTGTAAAAAATACTATACATATCCTGATTTGTCAAGCAGTATCGGAATAATAATTTACAGGCTTGCGCGATGGATTAAAGACCGAAACTCCTCTCCCTTGATCCTGTGACCGCTGCCCCGCAAGCTGCCTTACAGAATCAACTCACCCCTGGCATCTGCCCGTCCGGACTAATTTGCGACCGAAGCGGTCTCCATCTCTTCGAGGGACGGGAGCAGCGAGTGCTTCACCCATCCGAACTCGGGGTTTATCTCAAGCGCCCGCTCGAGGGCCGTCCGGGCCTCCTCCAGATTGCCCCGGTCCATAAAGACAATCCCGAGCCGCGCATACGTATCCTCGTGACCCCATGACGGCAACACAGGGTCTTCCACCACTTCTTCCTCGAAGAGGCGAGCCGCTCTGTACAGCCCCTCGAGTGCGCGGTCCTTGTTCCCTCCCACAATGCGCGGGAGATTATAGGCAGTGATAGCCCTCAATAACACAACCCTCGGATTATCGGGTGCGAGTTCCCGGGCCCTGGACATAGCCCTGTTGAACTTGCGTCCCAGGGTTACGGCTTGCAAGGGGCGCACCGTCATCTTCTGGCCGTATGCGGCGGAAAGCATTAACCAGCCTTCGGCAAAAGTTTCGTCCCGATCGGTCGCGGCCTCAAGATGGTCGATGGCGTAGTTGACGTATTCCAGGATTTCGCGATTGCGGTTCGAGCCATCCAGTGCATGCAGAATGTTGGCCAATTCGCTTGCCGCCGACGCAGCATAGTAATGGGCGAATATGGCCAGACTGTCGTCATCGATGGCCTGCTCGAAAAGCGCACGGACCTTCAGGAGTTTGTCCTGATCGTCATGATTGGCTCCATCTGCCAGCATCTCCTTGCCTTCGAGCAATAACTGCCTGGTTGACTGTGCCTGAACGGGTACGCACCATGCAACAAGCGCCGCAAATACAATAATGGTGATCGAATTTCGCATGCTCTTTTTGCGCCATGAAAAGGTGATACGGCTTAATATGGGAATTATATAGTTCCCTAACCAATGCCTAAAAAGCCAAAAATCCCGAAGACCGTCAAGGAAGCGGAACGTACGATTTCGGCGAATCCGCGATATGGCGGGCTAACCATTGCCGAGGCAACACGCCGAATCCTATTGGGTAAAAAGGTGGAATATCCCCCCGAACCCCAGAATCGGAGATACACTTAAGGTTATAATTTCCGGAGAACCCGCTATGAGGCCCGCCAGACAACTCCGCGAACTATCCAATGCGCTGAAGGCCGCTTTCGACGGGTCGATCGTCGCCCGCCGCGTGCAGGACTTCGAAGGATGGACCGACAGGGCATCCCAAGAGGATTCCGAAGCGGGCTACGACCACACGCGGACCGTCAAGGAGTACTACGACCTTTGTAGCGAGTTCATGGTCCTGGGTTGGGGAGAATCCCTGCACTTCGCGCCGCTGTTGCCTGACGAGAGCCTGGAGGACTCCAAGATCCGGCACCAGCGACTCATGATCTCCAAGCTCCAACTGCGCCCGGGCATGACGGTAGTTGACATCGGCTGCGGGATCGGCGGTCCGATGCGCCGCGTCGCCCGCGAGGCCGGCGTCAGGGTTGTCGGGA
This genomic interval carries:
- the murQ gene encoding N-acetylmuramic acid 6-phosphate etherase, whose amino-acid sequence is MPQTEPPPLFSELEHLATEQRNPKSRNIDLASVPEILEIIHTEDRKVPEAVCTEIPYIAEAVELIVDAFKQGGRLFYAGAGTSGRLGIVDASECPPTFGSDPEMVQGIIAGGPAAVFRSQEGAEDLESNGVDALIEAGVHPPDVVCGIAASRRTPFVVGAIRHARSIGCKTIYVTCNPRQHFNLEVDVAICPVVGPEVIMGSTRMKSGTAQKLVLNMLTTASMIRLGKVYENMMVDLQMTNAKLVERSKRTVMTVTSVSYAEAAELLDRAGGHVKTALVMHLAGVDAEEAAGRLEKAGGFVRAAIGELG
- a CDS encoding helix-turn-helix transcriptional regulator, which translates into the protein MTQQQLADQVGVTRQTVNAIEGGKYSPSLEVAFRIAHVFGKPLEEVFQFVAASGRRGRTREAAGS
- a CDS encoding tetratricopeptide repeat protein gives rise to the protein MRNSITIIVFAALVAWCVPVQAQSTRQLLLEGKEMLADGANHDDQDKLLKVRALFEQAIDDDSLAIFAHYYAASAASELANILHALDGSNRNREILEYVNYAIDHLEAATDRDETFAEGWLMLSAAYGQKMTVRPLQAVTLGRKFNRAMSRARELAPDNPRVVLLRAITAYNLPRIVGGNKDRALEGLYRAARLFEEEVVEDPVLPSWGHEDTYARLGIVFMDRGNLEEARTALERALEINPEFGWVKHSLLPSLEEMETASVAN